In Nycticebus coucang isolate mNycCou1 chromosome 9, mNycCou1.pri, whole genome shotgun sequence, the following are encoded in one genomic region:
- the LOC128594804 gene encoding translation initiation factor IF-2-like → MTTESYNLVAMPVFVLSQLESREPGQLEVPGRCKRAPDRSEPAPGGGEVKSTRTTAVGRRLRPALQQLGFCATTANPARLEGGAGWGRGPEGRGGAARPSPMSGGVVPPAAAARQSRLRQQVRTTTPRGQRARPEGPCAVGATSHPIRRGEENGCSKAKPARRKAPEDEGPSLSFWGARRAGGPGEDCSPLCPWLPGAGGLQALPPRPGAPGPAPRGAESRSRLVGQRWRQDRRDRVPLRVGAEPPPLLTPSLQDPFERGGVITIQAKLELNVSRGRGGDPALGRDRGEGRLRRLRTQLEAPQSAPARRPSRGGHRSSPIAPSAVSTWAESQHLPRSPLPGGGGRIGGAGYSSGPRALKASLPAR, encoded by the exons ATGACCACCGAGTCCTACAATTTAGTGGCTATGCCAGTCTTCGTCCTTTCCCAGCTGGAGTCAAGAGAGCCTGGTCAGTTAGAGGTGCCTGGCCGGTGCAAACGGGCCCCAGACCGCTCGGAGCCCGCGCCCGGCGGAGGAGAAGTCAAGTCAACCCGCACGACCGCAGTCGGCCGCCGCCTCCGGCCCGCGCTGCAGCAGCTCGGCTTCTGCGCTACCACCGCTAACCCTGCGAGACTGGAgggcggggcggggtgggggcggggcccggaggggcggggcggggccgcaAGGCCGAGCCCTATGTCGGGAGGTGTAGTTCCGCCAGCGGCGGCAGCAAGGCAGTCCCGGCTCCGCCAGCAGGTCAGGACTACAACTCCCAGGGGTCAGCGGGCCCGGCCGGAGGGTCCATGCGCAGTGGGCGCCACCTCGCATCCTATCAGGCGAGGAGAGG AAAATGGCTGCAGCAAAGCGAAGCCAGCCCGGAGGAAGGCGCCCGAGGACGAGGGTCCCTCCCTGTCTTTCTGGGGCGCGCGGAGGGCCGGGGGGCCGGGGGAGGACTGCTCGCCGCTCTGCCCCTGGCTCCCCGGGGCTGGGGGGCTGCAGGCACTGCCGCCGCGGCCGGGAGCCCCTGGGCCGGCGCCTCGAGGGGCAGAATCCCGAAGCAGGCTCGTTGGACAGAGGTGGCGACAGGACAGAAGGGACCGTGTACCCCTCCGCGTCGGGGCAGAACCTCCGCCACTCCTGACACCCTCTTTGCAAGACCCATTCGAAAGGGGCGGGGTGATTACAATTCAGGCAAAGTTGGAGTTAAACGTCTCGCGAGGGAGAGGAGGGGATCCGGCGTTGGGAAGGGACCGTGGCGAGGGAAGGCTGCGCCGCCTGCGGACCCAGTTGGAGGCGCCGCAGAGCGCTCCTGCCCGCCGCCCCTCTCGGGGAGGGCACCGCAGTTCCCCGATCGCGCCCTCGGCAGTGAGCACCTGGGCTGAGTCCCAGCACCTGCCCCGGAGCCCTTTgccaggaggaggtgggaggatcgggGGTGCTGGATACTCTAGTG GACCCAGAGCGTTGAAGGCGAGTTTGCCTGCAAGATGA